The Buteo buteo chromosome 5, bButBut1.hap1.1, whole genome shotgun sequence DNA segment TGGTGTCCTTGGAAGTGGCTGCAAGTTGACAGTCACCCTGTGGTTGGCCTCAGATAGCTTGTCTGTGCAAGGTCTGTTACCCCTGGTAATTCTGCGAGGCAACATGAATAttgatgttccttttttttgcagaattcCAGATTTTTTCACTCCTACAGCTGAGCTGCATATAAACCACAGTGCCTTGACCCCTGCCACTGCTCTGAACGTGTTCTCTATTTCTGTAGTCTTTCTTGGACATCTTGTTTTATAGCCAAGTTTCGAGTTTGAAGGCATCTATAATCCTGCCACATTTAATTCTCTGCACAACTTCCTTCTTGGACAGTAGCTCGGCAAGCAACTTTTTGCAATACAACAGGGTGCCTGAactgtttttcagaagcagcctgaaAACTCCCTTTTAAATTTCTCATTCTTGGGTTCAAAAGCCATTCACTGATAAACTTCCATACACCAACTTTCTCTCCTTCAGAAAAGTTGAGGTTTTGAGGCTGTAAATTGCATGCTTTGTCAGGTGCTGAGTCTCTTGGGTTTCTGTGGTGGAAACTGTAGATAAGAAGGAAGATGCAGTAGCACTTTTGGCTTCCTACATCCTTTCCTGGCCATGGCAATTTTTCTGACAGTTCCTTGACATGTGGTGGGAGCAGATTGTGCATCTCTTGTTTCTGGACCAGCAAAGAAATGCTTGTACATGCATGTAGTTGAAATCATCTTGCAAGCCAAAGGATGGGAACTGGAGAAGCTGATGGCATCTCAGGTTATGGTGTGGGGAAGAAGTCACAGCTCTGTTGAGCTCCTGCTTGCTAAACAGTGGTCCTGTTCTGGCAAAGGGTGCATGTACCTCTGAGACCACCTTCTGGGCACCTGGGGATGATAAGGCAGGTGAGAGAGGTGACCAGCCATCCTGGTTTTGGTTCCTGGTCTGTACACCAGTAGTCACTTGTGATGGGAGGTTATCTAACTGGTGGTTGCCTGCTTTGCAACCTTGCTTGATAGCCTTCTTTAGAGGGGCTGGAGGCAGTGGTGAGACCTTCTCATGGGCTGAGTTTGGCTACCACCCAGCTCAGGGAGGCTGTGACATCTGAAGAGACAGACCATTGCATTTTCCAACCCCCTCTTATTATGCCTTGCTATAATTGCTCTCACTTGTGGTGTGCATGTGGAGAAGCTCACACGGATATTTCAGTGCTGTCTTGCCTCTGCTTCGTGTGGCTGCCATTACAGGAGCAAAGCTGTGATAGTGCAACAACTGTCCTAGGTAAGAGCTGGAAGGACACGTGGGCTCAACAGCCACTGAGGGTTtttgggtgcttttttttctgcactccTGAGCAACTGATTCTAATTAAGGCTTGCAATTTGAGCTTTCACTCGTGGTCGATGGAGATCTGGAAGGAGAGGACGCCTGAGGTATCATTTAGCTGCTTTGGACCAAGCGTCTGGTGTTGAGGCACTGCCCAGGGCAGGTTGGGGATCTGCAGTGGTATGGAGAATCACCCAGCCAACATGCCTTGCACATGCACTTAATGCATATTAATGGTCAGATTTGGGATGGGGGGAGGAATGTCTTGCCAGGTGAGGAGGCCAGCCTAGGGCAGCTCGTGGCTCCTGAGGTCTGAGCACAGGCACAAGAACGGGGCTTGTGTGTGGCCACATCTCTGGGACCCCTGAGGAAGGGCTCTGCGGCTGCAGAAACATCCCAGGCATACCTGTGAGAGACGAGGAGGGGAGTGTCTGGTGCAGGCGCTGCTCAAGTGCCAGATGTTAGCATGGTCCAGCCTAAATGCTGAGATGTGGGGCCTGATCCTCAGCCCGGctcctgccccttcctccccttccgCGTGCACTGGGTGTTACAATCCAGTCTAAGGCAGGTTgcacaatttattttcctgtactTAAAGCAGGATTTTGGCAGTCAGGGTCGGGAGGCCTCTCTGAGGAGCGCTGGCTGGGTGCCTTCCTGCTGTCACGGGATCACGCTGCTGTCAAAGGCTCTGCTCCGCCGGGCGTCCTTCAGTGTGgccttctgctgcagctttggGGCTGATGGAGGAAGTGCTTGGGTGGCCAAGACACTGCTGACATCTTCAGCAAGTGTAGGTGGGAGCAGTGATCACCCCAGTGTGGGTGCTCTTGTGCCAGACTGAGGTGAGACCCATCATTTCCAATGCCCATGACGTGGCAGCTATAACGACTCATTCTCTTCTGCCATCTGCCCGTGCAAAGAGGCACCATCCCATctttaaagcatcttttctcAGTGGTCCCAAGCTCTTGTGTCCTGCTGTCTCCATCACCTGGCTTCCCTACAGCCAGCTGCTAAATTCACGTGTATAAAGGGAGAGCAGGAGATACAGGAACATTACAGTGGTTGCCACTGGCGGAATATGCAAAGGGATTTGCTATTACATTCGCTGACGGTGTAAGGGAGGGAAAGGATGTGAGTGCTAATTCGTGCTCTGCGTGAGCGCTATTAATGTCACCGATGGTGATTTAATTGCTTTGTGAGGAGAGTGGCGGGTGAGGCTGAGCATGCCCGGGGAGGGAGGATGAGATAGTTGGGAGTGATGAAAGTGTTCATGGCCAATAAAGGGCACGAGGGTGATGTGGCCAAAAACAGCTGGAGAGAAATATCAGCTCTGCCCATGTGCTTGGCCCTGTCGTGCTCAGACTGGAGGATGGAGAGTTGGCAAACGTGAAGCCCAGAGCATGGAGTAGCTGAGGTTGAAGGTACATGACACATGGGATGGATTTTCCAGGagaaaaggtgaagaaaaaagaaagagcaagagatGATGGTGAAGCTGGGAGTTTGGGGAATGGGAAAAAAGTCATGGAGTTACCCatctgctggagcagggtggggaggaCTTGGAGGGGATGTCCTGTTTTTGCCACAATGATCTCGAGTTGGCAGTGGGACGTGCAGGAAGGTTTATGAGTGGGAGAGGCCGGGTGGAGATGTCGGTCTGTGAGTCCTCGGAGGAGAGATGAGCTCACCAGGGAGAGGGTGTCAAGGGGGCCGAGGACTGAGCGTCGAgcctgtggggctgggatgggggcCAGCGTGTGGAGGGATGCCATGGTGGGGAGAGGCTTAGTGGGATGTTCTTGGGTGTATGGGGGATGTAGGGGACAGGCTGAGCAGTTGGGGGgcactggaggaggaggaggaggacatgaATGTTTTGCTCTGTCTGTGGTCACAGAGTAACTGGCATCTCCTTGCACCTTGTTTCAGCACGAGGGTGAAGCATGTTTTGTTTCACCACCATGCTGGGAGGTGATGTGGGGGAGTGGAGCCAGTCCCTCACCTGGGGCTGAAGCTggagtggggagaggaagggatggAACTGGGGGGTTGTGGGGTGGGATCCACCAGGGGAAGAGCTGTTTGAAGGAAGGGTTTTTGAGAGGCTCGGGGCTCATTTTCTCCCATCCTACCATCCAATTTCTGCAACAACagttaaacttaaaaaaaatagcccTCAACCCCTGGCACCCATGGAGGCCAAAGTGAGAGAAGCCATTGGTTTTACCATGAACCCTGTGGAAAGGTGAGCTTGGAGACCACAAAAATGGAGAGCTACAGTTAAAGAAATGAGACAAGGCAGAGCGTTAGTGCAGCTGGACCCAGCAGCAGCCCGTGCTGCAGCGAGCAGCACTGCACTGTAGGGAACAGCATGGAAAGGATGCAGCTGAGTGCCCCTGGCTTGTGGAAGGGTAAGGGACAAGTGAGATGCACTGGCTGGGGGCAGCTTGGAGTGTGCTGGGAATCTGGCACCACATCCCCTCCAAAtccagcaccccacagcacagGGATGGAGGCAGGAGGATGCAGGTCCCTGACTCTGCATCTACGGGCAGTTcttgccccctcccagcccaaaCGTACCTTGACGCCACTGGTAAGATGCTTCCAGCAGCACATGTAGCAGCTGTGGCCCcttggctgcaggcaggggaggagagCACTGTTTTAAGCAGATGAATATCAGTGCCCTCTTAACAGGAGGAAGTCGCAGACTTACTGAAATCTAAGATAAGTGGCCTCTTAAGCCAGTGGTGTGTCAAGTGGTTAAGGCAGAAGATTAGTGAGCAAGCTCTCCTTCCACTGATGGGAAAGCAGGGATGCAGCCTGCGGTCCAAACACAAGCATCTCCTGAGGAGAGACGGGAGAAGGGACAAGGACAGCCTTAGTGTCCCCTTTGCACTGTCAAGAGACACCACGTGGGCACCTCTCCTCCTAGCTAAGGACTCTCAGGAGGAGACCAACAACGATTAGGTGTTTGCAGCACGTGCTGGTTTTACACAGCCCAGTGGAGCCTGATTGCTAGGAGAAGAAAACCCTGTGGCTCATTCAGCATGAACTCATTATTTAATAGACaaagtaaatatgaaaaaaaggcaCTTCCCACCCCCGCTCTGGTGCTGAAATTTACAGTTGTGAGAAGAGCCAGAGCGCTGCAGAGCTGGGGTATCTCTGGGTGACGTTTACAGGGCTCAGCTTTCATCGCAGCGATAAAAAATCCTGTGCGCAGAGATTATCTCCACACTGATCTGGATTGTCTTGTTCAGCTTTGGCCCTTATCCTAGATGGACAACGAACAGAAAACTGGGCCAGTGGCCTGAGGTCTGTGACCTCCTCTGCatgagctgggaagaggaggaacagTCTCCAAGGTTCTTGAGAACTTGCAGCTTTGGGGGGCTAAAGAGATGGAGCCGTGGGGGCAAAGCTTAGATCaccccctgaggatgctgcacCCTTGACCAACCAAGCCATTGAAAAGGCAATCCCTGCTCTGGTGAGATCTCTGGTTTGCACTGAAGTGAATTAACCTGTGGTGGCTCCACCTCGGCATCTCCCCAGGGTGCCAGCCCCCCTGCCACCTGGCACCCTTTGCTTAGGGTTTTTtggagctggggctgagcaggcaggagggaggcagctggggcGTACTGGGGGGATGCCTTGATACAAACCTCCCTTGCCCTGTGCTGCTTCAAGTCAGTTGTCAGCAGCCTTCCAGCCGGATGGTGTCTGGAGACCTTCCAGCGACCACAGACTCTCCCCCAGCCCATCACTGCCACAGCACAGACGGGATTTAACGTATGTCTGCGTGTTCCCCCAACCTTTCCCCTCTCAAGacaaagcaaggaagaaaaacaagactgCAGGTTTGGAAGGactccctcctccagcccagagGGTGATGATCACAGTTCCAGACTTTTCTGGACCACGCAGGGAACTCCCAGCTTGCACAGAAGGGCTCAGCAATGCCACCCCATGCCGACTCCTCGCCGCAGCATGGACAGATGTTCCTGTTGGCTCAAGGTGCCATTTTGAGGTTTTTCTCTGCTCCCCTTTTGCCTCTTGACTTGCAGACAAGTGGGTGAGTGAGAGAGGAACTGGTTTGCTTTCTACCTCCCCTCGCAGTGCCCCTCTGCTTATTAGTTCTCCAAATATTTCATCCTGCAGCAAGGACTCTGCACTAACCCAATCCCAGGCAGAGGGGAAGCCGGAGCGGGTAGGACAGCGCGTTATCCTCATGGCATCGCTCCAGGCCAGCCTGCAGGGAGCAAGACAGGGCAGCTGGGGCCCTGCTGTACTAAATCTTGGTGGTCGGGGCACACATGGCAGCATCCCTCTGGCTTAGACCTGCTCTCACGCTTCCCAAGGGCAAGACAGTGATAGCGGCAGAGCACGAGCATTGCCTTTCCCCCCAGCAGTGTCTTTCCCTCACCCCCCAAAATTGCTCCACTTtatacttttgcttttctcGGCAGCCAACAGGACGGGGACTGTCCCCAGAGCCCTCACTGGGTGTAGAGAACAGGCAtgtggagaaagaagaggagaccTGTTTGTGGGATACTGGTGAGCAAGGTGGGGGCAGTTatgggacagaggaaaagaaatcccCTGGGATTTCCTCCCATCAGCTCCCAGCCCCATTAAGAGTCACTGGGTTAGAGGTACAATGGCCTCTCTGGACCCTCTTCACAGTCTCCAGCTGAACAAGATGCTGGAGAAGtgaggggggaagagggggacttgcaaggggaaggggagcatGGTGGGAACATTGCGTCCTCTGACAGCTCTGGGCAGCTGCTGAGGAGCTTCTGTAAATCAGAGTGGCCACTGGAGCTGCTCCAAAATCCAGCCAATGCCTGGGAGGCCATCGAGCACCCCACAACAAGGGGATGCAGGAGTGTCCCATGGCCCCCTCATATACTGATCACCCTGGCTGGGCTCTCCCCCCATGGAGCTTAACTCCTGGGGACGGTGCCGCCCCGTCACCATCTGCCCATCCTTTGCAACGCACCTGGCTGCACATGCTGGCTGTGCTCCATCCCCTCCCGAGGCTCAGCCAAGGCAAGCAGTGCTCTGGGATGCTCAGCGCAtgccttaaataaaaataactgcgACAGAAGATACCGAGTGCCTAACGCTAGCCTTGGCTTAAACACCTCCTGTTTGCAATGCTCCGGAGTCAGCGGGAGCTCATCCGATGAGAGCAGGCGGCACGCAGGTCCCCAGCCAGCCGCTGAGAGCAGACATGTCcctgctggcacaggacacCAAGGGGCTCTGGCTTCAGCAATAAATAAAgcaagtaaacaaaacaaaatagaaaaatccaaCAATGGTCAATTTTTtgaaactttaaatatttttttttttttcttaaaatctgttttcctctggGGCTTTGTCTCTGTAAAGAGCTGCACTCTCCCTGCAGCATCTGGGTTACTTCCTCAGTCCTGGCTCTGGGGCAAGGGAGAAGCAAGGTCAGTTAGAGACGGGGACAGATGGGTGCTCCCCTCTGTGCATCACCGGCATGTATGGATTTCCACCACCCGATGGCAGGGTTTGCACTTGACGGAGCAGCACCAGTGGAATTTGCAGCTGCACCTTTCCACAACCTCCACTTCGTCCGTATGAAAGCCCCGGCCGCAGCACATCAGCTCGCAGCCATCGATGGCCTTGGAGGTCTTGTTGCACTGCCGGCCACTGGTGCCCAGCACCCCGTTCTTGAGGTCGTGGTCACAGAAGTCGGGACTGGAGTCCAGGTAGACGAGGTCCTCGTCCGTGTGTGGCTTGAACTGGGAGTTTTTGGGCACCAGCACTTTCGTGGATCCAATCTCGCTCTGCTCGACCTCTGTGGCACCGTCGAATTTCTCCTTTAGGACATTTCCCACTTTGCGGAAGGGGGGCATGGCTTTCCAGCACGTCTTGAACTCGCACGAGCCTGACACACCGTGACACTTGCACTCCACCCGCATGTTGTTCAGGATCGCCTGGAGGAACAGACACAAGAAACAAGATGGGATGGTCGGCTCAGGATGGATGCAGAAAGAAGGGTGCAAAGTATGGGGTCTGGAAGGATTGTGCAGGAAGTGATGTTGATGTACGTGAGCTGGTAGGATTAAATAAAGCCAAAATGGCTCAAGCAATggctgcagagcccagctggGATGCTGCAGAGCCGCACTGGCTGCCCAGGTTTCCCCCTCACCATTACCTTCCTCCCTGCCTCGTTGTTGTGGAGGTTCATTAACGCTCTGTTGGAAGAAGCCCCTTTGCTCCTCTCGCGGACGTCGACGAAGGACTGCGAGAAGGCCACGCCGTAGGCGATGTTATCGGAGCAGCCTGACCACTGGAAGCCTAAGGCAGAGAGCACGGATGAGACGTACAGCCAGCTTGCCTTGCTCATCCTCTCCAGCCCCGCTCTTGCTAAAATACAGCTGACCTGCCCCCTCTTCTGTCTTGCTGCTGACTAGGCTGGCCTGCCTAGGGGATTGGGGAAGCTGGGGATTGGGGAAGCTGGGGACTGTGGCCTTGTGGGGGGAACAGGGACAAGATGCTTTCTCTGTCCCATGGGTGATGCCCCCAGATGCCTTTTTGAGGGACTGATGTAGACTAacaggaggcttttttttttatttttacctcctTTCTGGATGGCTCCAGAAAGTGGGCATTTCCATGCTTGGCCATTTTCCAGCCCTGCTAGTTTGTCCCATCCCTCCGCCCTTGCATGCTCACCCTGTGGGCTGCCCCCCTGCACCGTGCGGTCACATCCACACTTGTCCAGCTCGCCGCTGCTGCAGGCTCGGGTCACTGCGAAGGCCACCCCTGCTGAAGAGATGGCATAGACGAATGCTGCCTCCCGCGTCCCTGCAACAGCACAAACAACGGTGGGAAACGTGGCAGCAAGTGTGAGGCATGTGAGAGGACTTTCTGGAGGGGGTGCAGCCAGGTGTGGTGCACCCTTGATGTGCTGTTGCATGtgtctctgctcctcttccctcctaACGCAGGTGTTGCACATAAACCCCCTTGAAAAGCTGGTCTGAAAACTGGCTCTCAGCAAAACATGCTATGCAGAGCTATCAGGTCAAGCCCTTTGTGCTGTCTCTTCCTCCCAAGATGGGGTACCTCATGCAGGACACTCATCCTCCCCACTCCTAGGGATGTTGTTTGCTTAGTGCCAAACCTGGACCAGTCTCAGCAGAGACACCTCGGTGCTGGGAGATCGTCTGCAGCAGTGACAGTCCTGTCTTGCAATAGTGAAGGAGCTGGGAACTGTCCCACAAGGTTAAAAGCATGAATGCAATAGGTAAATTACAACCTGGCAATAAGGAAGGTGCAAAGGCTGTATTGCCAATGTGGGGAGAGCTCTCCAGAGCTTATATGGAGAGACTGTCTTGCCTGGTGCTTGCAGGGCACCTCTGCCATGAAATCCCTCCTGCATCCAGAATAGCTGGCTGCTTTCCACATCCAGGAACagcccctgcagctgcagatcCTTGTCATCCTCTCACACAGGGTCCTGTAGCTCCCAGCACCTCCCAAACTACCCTGCAAAACCCCACCCTGCTCCCAAAGCGCCTTGCAAAACCACGCTGGTCCCCAGCGtgcagccccttcccagctcttGCGTCTACCTATGTGGTGCCACACGGTTAGGAAGAGCTGGTTTGGGAAGTCAGGGGACACCCCTGGGCATAAACACACAGGGCGGCGTGGCCAGGGATCAGCTCTTGCAACACCCAAATCCCCACCGTCCTCCGAGGCCGGTTGAGGATACAGCCCCTCCATCTCTGAGCAAGGAGGGTTGGCATTTCGGGTAGCCCCATGCTCGGTGTAGAGGGGGGGACAGCTTGCGAGCAGACATCACCCCGGCTTGCCGGTTGGACAGAGAGCAGCTACTTTGGTGGTCGCAGCCCAGACTTTGGTGGCCCAGCTGTAATCTGGCCCAGGCGGCAGTGGCTGGGGAGGACCCAGCCAGCGCGGGGACTGAACCGCCTCCAAGTTAATCGAGGTTAATAGTAGGATCGTGTTGGTCGGTTTGTGCTGTGGCTGCCTAAAAAGAGACGACTTTTAGTTTCTGGTATTTCTGGTATTTCCAGTCCCTGAACCTTCACAAGAAGAGATCTTCACCCCTGCGTTGAGGGGAGGAAAGTCAAacaaggagctggggggggaggcTTTGTCTATGGGTCCTGGGATGGGAAGCGAGAGGGCGCATCAGAGATGGCAGTGGCACCTGAGGGGAGGCAAGGGCCGCTTTGGTGGTCTCCAGGGGTTGCAGAGAGGCTTTCCCCTCCGTCTCCTCACCCTGATGCTCTGGTTCCTTGCTTGGTTTGATCACAGCCCTGTGCCTCCGGGACGCCTCTGTGCAGCGGGGGTCAGAGGGGCTaggggctgccctggccatAAATCCCCCCGAAGGCTGGCagctggggggtggtggtgggtgaTGATGCTGACCTTGGAGGGTCCAGCCACCGCGTGTTTTACTCACATCGGGCGGCAGAGGGCTGTCCTCCCAAGGTCTCGCCCACAGACGGCTCTGCTTGAGAGCAGCACACCAGTCTGGCAGCGGTCACCGCTCCGGGGCTGCCCAGAGAAGAGACCGAATAAATGGAACCATGGCTTTTCGGAGCAAAGCTCCTGGGCTTGGCGGGGAAGACATTAGACCGCAGGGCGACTGCAGGGCCCCCCGCTCGAACTTGGCATGTCCTTGTAAAAGATCCAGGCTCTCCGGATGCTCTGGGCTGCTGCCTCCACGCAATGGGCACCCGCTGGGCGTGAAaaaggtttggggtggggggcaggagcACCCAGCAGCTGAGGAACTGCAAGGGTCTGGATATGCTGCCCCCAACACTGTCAAAAGAGCCCTGTTGAAATGCCCA contains these protein-coding regions:
- the WNT4 gene encoding protein Wnt-4 isoform X2, yielding MCKRNLEVMDSVRRGAQLAIEECQYQFRNRRWNCSTLDTLPVFGKVVTQGTREAAFVYAISSAGVAFAVTRACSSGELDKCGCDRTVQGGSPQGFQWSGCSDNIAYGVAFSQSFVDVRERSKGASSNRALMNLHNNEAGRKAILNNMRVECKCHGVSGSCEFKTCWKAMPPFRKVGNVLKEKFDGATEVEQSEIGSTKVLVPKNSQFKPHTDEDLVYLDSSPDFCDHDLKNGVLGTSGRQCNKTSKAIDGCELMCCGRGFHTDEVEVVERCSCKFHWCCSVKCKPCHRVVEIHTCR
- the WNT4 gene encoding protein Wnt-4 isoform X1 encodes the protein MSPEYFLRSLLLIILATFSANASNWLYLAKLSSVGSISEEETCEKLKGLIQRQVQMCKRNLEVMDSVRRGAQLAIEECQYQFRNRRWNCSTLDTLPVFGKVVTQGTREAAFVYAISSAGVAFAVTRACSSGELDKCGCDRTVQGGSPQGFQWSGCSDNIAYGVAFSQSFVDVRERSKGASSNRALMNLHNNEAGRKAILNNMRVECKCHGVSGSCEFKTCWKAMPPFRKVGNVLKEKFDGATEVEQSEIGSTKVLVPKNSQFKPHTDEDLVYLDSSPDFCDHDLKNGVLGTSGRQCNKTSKAIDGCELMCCGRGFHTDEVEVVERCSCKFHWCCSVKCKPCHRVVEIHTCR